A genomic stretch from Pontibacter liquoris includes:
- the carB gene encoding carbamoyl-phosphate synthase large subunit, translating to MPKDNSIKSVLIIGSGPIIIGQACEFDYSGSQAARSLREEGIEVTLINSNPATIMTDPVTADNVYLKPLEKKYIVEILEKHKIDAVLPTMGGQTALNLAIDCEKAGIWKKYGVRIIGVDIKAIETTEDREQFRLKMLELDVNVCKGETATSFLEGKEIAQEIGFPLVIRPSFTLGGYGGGFVNTPEEFDAALTRGLHASPTHEVLVEQSIMGWKEYELELLRDNLGNIIIICSIENFDPMGVHTGDSITVAPAMTLPDTVYQKMRDLAIKMMNGIGQFAGGCNVQFSVNPLDDTIIAIEINPRVSRSSALASKATGYPIAKIAAKLAIGYNLDELKNAITKTTSAYFEPALDYVIVKIPRWNFDKFPGADRRLGLQMKSVGEVMGIGRTFQEALQKACQSLEIKRNGIGADGKEKTNYDELIDSLANPSWNRLFSIKDAMRIGIPTSTIQKLTKVDPWFLAQIEELDVMEKEIEKYTLATIPAELLREAKVKGYADRQIAHLLRCKESEVHSVRTELGIRRGYKMVDTCAAEFEASTPYYYSTFDGENESIVSDKKKVVVLGSGPNRIGQGIEFDYSCVHGVLAAKECGYETIMINCNPETVSTDFDISDKLYFEPVFWEHIYDIILHEKPEGVIVQLGGQTALKLAEKLERYGIKIMGTSYKALDLAEDRGSFSALLRDLNIPYPPFAVIETAEEALELSKELKFPLLVRPSYVLGGQNMKIVINDKELEAHVIDLLKDHPGNKVLLDHFLDNAIEAEADAICDGEDVHICGIMEHIEPAGIHSGDSYAVLPPFDLSENVLRQIEEYTKRIAVALETVGVINIQFAIKNEIVYIIEANPRASRTFPFIAKAYREPYINYATKIMLGAKKVKDFNFNPYKHGYAIKVPVFSYNKFPEVNKELGPEMKSTGEAIYFIDDLEDDYFTKVYSERNLYLSK from the coding sequence ATGCCGAAAGACAATAGCATTAAATCCGTTCTCATTATTGGCTCCGGTCCCATCATCATCGGCCAGGCCTGCGAATTCGATTATTCCGGCTCTCAGGCCGCCCGTTCTCTCCGGGAAGAGGGTATCGAGGTAACCCTCATCAACTCCAACCCCGCCACCATCATGACGGACCCCGTGACGGCAGATAATGTTTATCTGAAACCGCTGGAGAAGAAGTACATCGTTGAGATACTGGAGAAACATAAAATTGATGCGGTGCTGCCAACCATGGGCGGACAGACGGCGCTGAACCTGGCCATTGACTGCGAGAAAGCAGGCATCTGGAAGAAGTATGGCGTGCGCATTATCGGGGTGGATATCAAAGCCATCGAAACCACCGAAGACCGCGAGCAGTTTCGTCTGAAAATGCTGGAGCTGGATGTAAATGTGTGTAAAGGCGAAACGGCCACCTCGTTTCTGGAAGGGAAAGAAATAGCCCAGGAGATCGGGTTTCCGCTTGTGATTCGCCCCTCGTTTACGCTGGGCGGCTACGGCGGCGGCTTTGTGAACACGCCTGAAGAGTTTGATGCGGCGCTGACGCGCGGCCTGCATGCTTCGCCTACGCACGAAGTGCTGGTGGAGCAAAGCATCATGGGCTGGAAGGAGTATGAGCTGGAGCTGCTGCGCGACAACCTGGGCAACATCATCATCATCTGCTCGATCGAGAACTTCGACCCGATGGGCGTGCACACCGGCGACTCGATCACGGTAGCGCCGGCCATGACGCTGCCCGACACCGTGTACCAGAAAATGCGCGACCTGGCCATCAAAATGATGAACGGCATCGGGCAGTTTGCCGGCGGTTGCAACGTGCAGTTCTCGGTAAACCCGCTGGACGATACCATTATTGCCATCGAGATCAACCCGCGGGTGTCTCGCTCGTCGGCGCTGGCCTCTAAAGCTACCGGTTACCCCATTGCCAAAATTGCCGCCAAGCTGGCCATTGGGTATAACCTGGATGAGCTGAAGAACGCCATCACGAAAACCACCTCGGCTTACTTTGAGCCTGCGCTGGATTATGTGATCGTGAAGATACCGCGCTGGAACTTTGATAAGTTTCCGGGAGCCGACCGCCGACTTGGCCTGCAGATGAAATCAGTGGGCGAAGTAATGGGTATTGGCCGCACGTTCCAGGAGGCGCTGCAGAAAGCCTGCCAGAGCCTGGAAATCAAGCGCAACGGCATTGGCGCCGACGGCAAAGAAAAAACGAACTATGACGAGCTGATCGACAGCCTGGCCAACCCGAGCTGGAACCGCCTGTTCAGTATAAAAGATGCCATGCGCATCGGCATTCCGACCAGCACCATCCAGAAACTCACCAAGGTCGACCCCTGGTTCCTGGCGCAGATCGAAGAGCTGGACGTGATGGAAAAGGAGATCGAGAAGTATACCCTGGCTACCATCCCAGCCGAGCTGCTGCGCGAAGCCAAGGTAAAAGGCTATGCTGACCGCCAGATCGCCCACCTGCTGCGCTGCAAGGAAAGCGAAGTGCACAGCGTCCGCACAGAGCTGGGCATCCGCCGCGGCTATAAAATGGTGGATACCTGTGCTGCCGAGTTTGAGGCAAGCACCCCTTACTATTACAGCACCTTTGATGGCGAGAACGAAAGCATCGTTTCCGATAAGAAAAAGGTGGTGGTGCTGGGTTCGGGGCCTAACCGCATTGGCCAGGGCATCGAGTTCGACTACAGCTGCGTGCATGGCGTGCTGGCTGCAAAGGAGTGTGGCTACGAAACCATCATGATCAACTGCAACCCCGAAACGGTGAGTACGGATTTTGATATTTCGGACAAGCTATACTTTGAGCCGGTATTCTGGGAGCATATCTACGACATCATTCTGCACGAGAAGCCCGAAGGCGTGATTGTGCAGCTGGGTGGTCAGACCGCCCTGAAGCTGGCCGAGAAGCTGGAGCGCTACGGTATCAAGATCATGGGAACGAGCTACAAAGCGCTGGATCTAGCCGAAGACCGTGGCTCTTTCTCCGCTTTGCTGCGCGACCTGAACATCCCATACCCTCCTTTTGCGGTGATCGAAACAGCCGAAGAAGCACTGGAACTTAGCAAAGAGCTTAAATTCCCGCTGCTGGTGCGGCCAAGCTATGTGCTGGGCGGCCAGAACATGAAGATCGTGATCAACGACAAGGAGCTGGAAGCCCACGTGATCGACCTGCTGAAAGACCACCCGGGTAACAAGGTGCTGTTAGACCACTTCCTCGACAACGCCATCGAAGCCGAAGCCGATGCTATCTGCGATGGCGAGGACGTGCACATCTGCGGTATTATGGAGCACATCGAGCCGGCCGGCATCCACTCCGGCGACTCGTACGCCGTGCTGCCGCCCTTTGACCTGAGCGAGAACGTGCTCCGCCAGATAGAGGAATACACTAAGCGCATTGCCGTAGCCCTCGAAACAGTAGGTGTGATCAACATCCAGTTTGCGATTAAGAACGAGATTGTCTACATTATCGAGGCCAACCCGCGTGCTTCGCGTACCTTCCCGTTCATTGCCAAAGCGTACCGGGAGCCTTACATTAACTACGCGACCAAGATCATGCTGGGCGCCAAGAAGGTGAAGGACTTCAACTTCAACCCCTACAAGCACGGCTATGCCATCAAGGTGCCGGTATTCTCTTACAACAAGTTCCCGGAAGTGAACAAGGAGCTCGGGCCAGAAATGAAATCCACCGGCGAGGCGATCTACTTTATCGATGACCTGGAAGATGACTACTTCACCAAAGTATACTCCGAACGGAATTTATACCTGAGCAAGTAA
- a CDS encoding lysophospholipid acyltransferase family protein, producing the protein MLYAILKVIYLIGLRVFFRKQEVHNQGLLPQQGPLLIVANHPNTFMDPVVIAAQLKQPAYFIAKGTVFGSRFRNWMLRKMHLIPIHRREDNPDQPISNEEAFAASFKALAQKKTLLIFPEGNSFNERRLRKIKTGAARIALSAEATARLGVQILPVGLNYTAPTRFRSSVFVNVGQPISVAAYMDAYAADGTAAVLALTEEIRHRLEHLIINTPTEEEDELARLIEGLYKEELLANAPKATHEQEFLLTKGIVKSIHYFSQTQPERIAALQQRIKAYSRQLQRLHLHDALLGQGKRVVLQQSILSLLYLVAGLPVYAFGLLHNYVPYILPAKVARAATHEEEWYAPIMLTVGIFTFPLAYALSLWLCSEVLHPSLVVLLLYGLSLPASGFFALHYWHKLVHTQEHLALLRLFFQRQPLVNRLLHQRQAIRETLEQGRLEYLQERQKPVS; encoded by the coding sequence ATGCTCTACGCCATCCTTAAAGTGATTTACCTAATTGGCCTGCGGGTATTTTTTCGAAAGCAGGAAGTCCATAACCAGGGATTGTTGCCGCAGCAGGGACCGCTCCTGATCGTAGCAAACCACCCCAATACTTTTATGGACCCGGTCGTGATTGCTGCCCAGCTGAAACAACCAGCCTACTTTATCGCCAAAGGAACAGTTTTCGGCTCCCGCTTCCGCAACTGGATGCTCCGCAAGATGCACCTCATCCCCATTCACCGCCGCGAAGACAACCCCGACCAGCCCATCAGCAACGAGGAAGCCTTTGCAGCCAGCTTTAAGGCGCTGGCGCAGAAAAAAACGCTCCTTATTTTTCCGGAAGGCAACAGCTTTAACGAGCGCCGGCTGCGCAAAATAAAAACCGGTGCAGCCCGCATTGCCCTCAGCGCCGAAGCAACCGCCCGCCTGGGGGTGCAGATACTACCCGTAGGGCTTAACTATACAGCACCCACCCGCTTCCGGAGCAGCGTGTTTGTGAATGTCGGCCAGCCCATCAGCGTGGCAGCTTACATGGACGCCTATGCTGCTGATGGTACGGCCGCCGTGCTGGCGCTTACCGAGGAGATCCGCCACCGCCTCGAGCACCTGATCATCAACACGCCGACGGAGGAGGAAGACGAGCTGGCCCGCCTCATCGAGGGCTTATATAAAGAAGAGTTGCTGGCCAACGCCCCCAAAGCGACCCACGAACAGGAGTTTTTGCTGACCAAAGGCATCGTGAAAAGTATCCATTACTTTAGCCAGACCCAGCCGGAACGGATTGCCGCTTTGCAGCAAAGAATCAAAGCTTACAGCCGGCAATTGCAGCGCCTGCACCTGCACGATGCCTTGCTGGGGCAGGGCAAGCGCGTGGTGCTGCAGCAGAGTATTCTCTCCTTGTTATACCTGGTGGCCGGCCTGCCGGTCTATGCGTTCGGGCTGCTGCACAACTATGTGCCCTACATACTACCGGCTAAAGTAGCCCGGGCGGCAACCCACGAAGAAGAATGGTATGCGCCCATTATGCTGACGGTGGGCATTTTTACGTTTCCGCTGGCGTATGCCCTGTCGCTGTGGCTGTGCTCTGAGGTGTTGCATCCCTCCCTTGTGGTGCTGTTGCTTTATGGGCTGAGCCTTCCGGCTTCGGGTTTTTTCGCGCTGCACTATTGGCATAAGCTTGTGCACACGCAGGAGCACCTGGCCCTGCTGCGCCTGTTCTTTCAGCGCCAACCGCTGGTAAACCGCCTGCTGCACCAGCGGCAGGCAATCAGGGAAACACTGGAGCAGGGCCGGCTGGAATACCTGCAGGAAAGACAAAAGCCTGTTTCATAA
- a CDS encoding HTTM domain-containing protein: protein MMTYVELYFRKVFTVDLRALAIMRIWLAGIILTDLAIRATDLEAHYSNMGVLPLYVLHEYLWPAQFFSFHALSGMWQFEVLLFIIAAAFAGCLLIGYKTRLATVISWLLLVSLQNRNTLITQGGDDLLRMLLFWGMFLPWGRYYAYDATQQKQPLAADTTYFSAATVAYILQICLVYFCTALLKNSPEWRTEGTALYYALSLDQILMPGGRLIYPYPELLHTLTLTTYYVELLLPFLLLIPFYNNFFRMVVVAVLLGFHIGISLTLFVGLFYLINIASIAGLLPRPVMDWLDRRLLASFRRPYTGHFKRLFEQIRRPSLVSIQVRLHRPLVPRHLWPQFRNGFVSVVLLYCIWWNLSGTALRIPQLPDSSRWFGYLLRLDQHWGMFAPVVFKDDGWYILEGQTASGKTIDLNHEGEAATYTKPASVVSLFKNDRWRKYSENYLFVRNAYMRPYYCNYLMRRWNEAHPQRPIRQLEVIYMKEPSLPDYQVAEPTREVLCGCANQPQQH, encoded by the coding sequence ATGATGACGTACGTTGAGCTATACTTCCGGAAAGTGTTTACCGTCGATTTACGGGCACTCGCTATCATGCGGATCTGGCTGGCGGGCATCATCTTAACCGATCTGGCCATCAGAGCCACCGACCTGGAGGCCCATTACTCCAATATGGGCGTGCTGCCCCTGTATGTCCTGCACGAGTACCTCTGGCCTGCGCAATTTTTTTCCTTTCATGCCCTGAGCGGTATGTGGCAGTTCGAAGTGCTGCTGTTTATCATTGCAGCCGCGTTTGCAGGCTGCCTGCTGATAGGGTATAAAACACGGCTTGCAACGGTTATTAGCTGGCTGCTGCTGGTCTCGTTACAAAACCGCAACACGCTCATTACACAAGGGGGCGATGATCTGCTGCGGATGCTGCTTTTCTGGGGCATGTTTCTGCCCTGGGGCCGCTATTACGCTTACGATGCCACGCAACAGAAGCAACCGCTAGCAGCAGACACGACTTATTTCAGCGCTGCCACAGTTGCCTACATTCTGCAGATCTGCCTCGTATACTTTTGTACCGCCCTGCTGAAAAACTCGCCGGAATGGCGCACCGAAGGCACCGCTTTATACTATGCCCTCAGCCTGGACCAGATCCTAATGCCCGGCGGACGGCTGATCTACCCTTACCCGGAACTACTCCATACCCTCACCCTCACCACTTATTATGTAGAGTTGCTGCTGCCCTTCCTGCTGCTCATCCCTTTTTACAATAATTTTTTCCGGATGGTGGTGGTAGCGGTGCTCCTTGGTTTTCATATCGGCATCAGCCTGACGTTGTTTGTAGGCTTATTTTACCTGATCAACATCGCCTCGATAGCAGGTTTGCTTCCACGCCCCGTCATGGACTGGCTGGACAGGCGGCTGCTTGCCTCTTTCCGACGGCCGTATACGGGGCACTTTAAGCGCCTCTTTGAGCAGATCCGCAGGCCTTCGCTGGTCAGCATACAGGTGCGCCTGCACAGGCCACTGGTGCCGCGGCATTTGTGGCCCCAGTTTCGCAACGGGTTTGTAAGCGTGGTGCTCCTGTATTGCATCTGGTGGAACCTGAGCGGCACAGCGCTACGCATACCCCAATTACCCGACAGTAGCCGCTGGTTTGGATACCTGTTGCGCCTGGACCAGCACTGGGGCATGTTTGCGCCGGTGGTTTTTAAAGATGATGGCTGGTATATTCTGGAGGGGCAAACCGCAAGCGGCAAAACGATCGACCTCAACCACGAAGGAGAAGCGGCCACTTATACCAAGCCAGCCTCGGTGGTATCGCTCTTTAAAAATGACCGCTGGCGTAAATACTCCGAAAACTACCTGTTTGTGCGAAATGCATACATGCGCCCGTATTACTGCAATTACCTGATGCGCCGCTGGAACGAAGCGCACCCGCAACGCCCCATCCGGCAACTGGAGGTGATCTACATGAAAGAACCTTCTTTGCCTGACTACCAGGTAGCCGAGCCCACCCGCGAGGTACTCTGCGGCTGTGCCAACCAGCCGCAACAACATTAA
- a CDS encoding zinc dependent phospholipase C family protein has protein sequence MEKKSCRILACLFFLVLSGTFAAPVAAAYSVLTHQAVIDAAWAKGLQPLLLQRFPKSTAEDLRKAHAFAYGGAIVQDMGYYPFGSTFFTDLTHYVRSGDFVAQLLRHAKTQEEYAFALGALAHYNADIFGHPIGTNHAVPLVYPKIGAKYGNTVTYAEDPLSHIKTEFGFDVLEVARGNYAPESYHDFIGFEVADELLEKAFLETYGLELKEVFVSLPLAVGTYRYTIKNIFPELTKAAWQAKKNEIQQAKPGATRRAFVYRMSRASYRQQWGRDYERPQFYARALAWVIKMLPKIGPLRPLAFVPPTPAAEEVYFKSFNATVDAYSAMLQRMRKTDAAPHLRNLQLDTGQPTAPGTYKLADETYAKLLAKLSVDEFKHLTPALRHNIMAFYKQVQTAKQVNEKAEAWKETQQALARLEAAEAL, from the coding sequence ATGGAAAAAAAGAGTTGCCGCATCCTCGCTTGTCTTTTCTTTTTAGTGCTGTCAGGCACCTTTGCCGCTCCGGTAGCTGCTGCTTACAGCGTACTTACCCACCAGGCCGTGATCGACGCTGCCTGGGCAAAAGGCCTGCAGCCCTTGTTGCTGCAACGTTTTCCGAAATCGACCGCTGAAGACCTCCGGAAAGCCCATGCCTTTGCCTACGGCGGGGCCATTGTGCAGGACATGGGCTATTATCCTTTCGGCAGCACCTTTTTTACGGATCTGACGCATTATGTCCGTAGCGGCGACTTTGTGGCGCAGCTGCTTCGCCATGCCAAAACCCAGGAGGAATATGCCTTTGCCCTGGGCGCGCTGGCTCATTATAATGCCGATATCTTTGGTCATCCGATCGGTACCAACCACGCAGTGCCGCTGGTGTATCCGAAGATAGGCGCCAAGTATGGCAACACCGTAACCTATGCCGAAGATCCTCTTTCGCATATCAAAACAGAGTTTGGCTTTGATGTGCTGGAAGTGGCGCGTGGCAACTATGCCCCAGAGTCGTATCATGATTTCATCGGTTTTGAAGTAGCGGACGAGCTCCTGGAAAAGGCTTTTTTAGAAACGTATGGCCTGGAACTGAAAGAAGTGTTTGTGAGTCTTCCGCTGGCGGTGGGCACGTACCGTTATACCATCAAAAACATATTTCCGGAGCTGACCAAAGCTGCCTGGCAGGCCAAGAAAAACGAGATACAACAGGCCAAACCTGGCGCCACGCGCCGTGCGTTTGTGTACCGCATGAGCCGGGCCAGCTACCGGCAGCAGTGGGGGCGCGACTACGAGCGGCCCCAGTTCTATGCCCGGGCGCTTGCCTGGGTCATTAAAATGCTGCCTAAAATAGGCCCCCTGCGCCCGCTGGCCTTTGTGCCTCCTACGCCGGCGGCAGAGGAAGTATACTTTAAAAGTTTTAATGCCACGGTAGATGCCTATAGCGCCATGCTGCAGCGCATGCGGAAAACGGATGCTGCGCCACACCTGCGCAACCTGCAACTCGATACCGGGCAACCCACAGCCCCGGGCACCTACAAGCTGGCGGATGAAACATACGCCAAACTACTTGCAAAGCTGTCGGTTGACGAGTTTAAACACCTGACGCCTGCCTTGCGCCACAACATCATGGCTTTTTATAAGCAGGTGCAAACGGCAAAGCAGGTAAACGAGAAAGCAGAAGCCTGGAAGGAAACACAGCAGGCACTTGCCCGCCTGGAGGCCGCAGAGGCATTATAA
- a CDS encoding phosphatase PAP2 family protein, translated as MKNILSHYVRQFLAWFLHLRPVQRFRQRNPLTSRFIANRFDPKAFTGLPLSLMILAFGINIALLSELTENVLESESIVTIDKNFTAFLFSMRSEWLSQVLYVFTQLGEQWAALGVGGILSLIFLFRKKYVALIAFWIALAGVGITTRYGKTYIARDRPSEVAYYKVEHFSFPSGHATTVMAEYGLIAYFLFRHYRKRRQRRVLLGVAAVLILIVGFSRIYLGVHYLSDVLGGFLLGALWLLVGVSLMELMAYRRQKQEVGNHT; from the coding sequence ATGAAAAACATCCTGAGCCATTATGTCCGGCAGTTCCTTGCCTGGTTTCTGCACCTGCGGCCGGTGCAGCGGTTCCGGCAGCGCAATCCCCTTACGTCCAGGTTTATCGCCAACAGGTTTGATCCCAAAGCGTTTACAGGCTTACCCCTGAGCCTTATGATTCTTGCCTTTGGCATCAACATCGCGCTGCTGTCCGAGCTAACAGAGAACGTGTTGGAATCCGAGAGCATCGTAACCATTGATAAGAATTTTACAGCCTTCCTCTTTAGTATGCGTAGTGAGTGGCTCAGCCAGGTACTGTATGTTTTTACGCAGTTAGGCGAGCAGTGGGCGGCCCTGGGAGTAGGAGGCATTTTGTCGCTCATCTTCCTGTTCCGGAAAAAATATGTTGCCCTGATCGCTTTCTGGATAGCGCTGGCCGGTGTGGGCATCACCACCAGGTATGGGAAAACCTATATTGCCCGCGACCGCCCGAGTGAGGTAGCCTATTACAAAGTAGAGCATTTCTCCTTTCCCAGCGGGCACGCCACCACCGTCATGGCTGAGTATGGGCTGATCGCTTATTTTCTTTTCCGCCATTACCGCAAGCGGCGCCAGCGCCGGGTTTTACTTGGGGTCGCCGCCGTGCTGATCCTGATCGTTGGTTTTAGCCGGATATACCTGGGGGTGCATTATCTATCGGATGTGCTGGGAGGTTTTTTGCTGGGCGCACTCTGGCTACTGGTCGGGGTCAGCCTGATGGAATTAATGGCCTACAGGCGGCAGAAGCAGGAGGTAGGCAACCATACATAG